A region of the Channa argus isolate prfri chromosome 3, Channa argus male v1.0, whole genome shotgun sequence genome:
TATGATGTTAGCTCCAGatatttgactttaaaaatgaaaagttcatGCTGCTAACGCGTAGCATTAACTGCATAGCTAGCTAATTTCGCCCAATTCAAAATTAATAGACTGTCAACAACTATAGCCTTAGCTAGCAGCTAATCAGCGTCATTTAGGTTAGTGTGACCTGCCTCGCATTAATTAATCATAAGTGGCTGAAGTAGCAGTTAGCTAACTTGGCTTTAGTTAGCACAAAATTACTAAGGTTAAGTGTTATCAAAAGGTACGTAAACAGCCTTGTCTCCTCGTTTGTTTTAAGCTGCCGTTACGCAGTTGTATCGAATCAAGTGCATTTCTTACGACCAGACCTGCGCTTTCAAATGAGTCAGTGCGTACTTTACACTGTTTTTACCAATGTGAGCTAATGACCTCGCAgagaaatcaataaaacaaacataaccGATGTAACGTTAACGTGAGTTTCATTTGAACAGGAAAGcatgagagagaagagagatgaAAGTATGGTGAAAGATCCCTCTGAGCTGTACGATGGAAGGATTGGGAAAGGAGAGATCTATATGCAGCTCTAGACCCTTCCCATGGCTCAGTCACCCCCAAACAGAGGCATCGACCCTGCTATGGAAACTCAAAGACTGCTTCTCCACCAATGATACCATTGCCCCTCATCACACAGATAAAGAAGTAGGCATTGATCTGTTCATATATTTTCATGTGTAACCTGCATAGAGAAGTTAAAAGCAGATTTGAGTTCCAAACCTTATTGTTTGGTGCATTACCAGATCAAATCATGGACAACAGTCCATTTATGTAAGCTATGCTCTTATATTCTACTGGTGTTCCATGTACTAGGACATTTAGTGTTTGCAGTCACAGTATGCTGTGATTTAAACTGATCTTGTTCCCAGAATAGACTTTCTGAGTTTTAAAATATAGAAGTAACtaagtaatttatttgtttgagaAATATCAACTATGAAAGCCATTAGAATTTCCATATGGTTGTGATTCAGACAAAACAGTTGTGTTTTCCATATGACaaaccataaaatgtttttgcactttatctAGTTCTGTCTAATGCAAAGTTTATAAATTATCTACTGCATAGGGAAATCCTCTTTTTGGTACTTCAGAAAACTGAGAGAGACTGTCGGGTAAAATGAACACATAGGGCAAAAATGTTCGATCTCAGCTTTTGTTTGTAAGAGCTACATAATGATCAAAAGCTTAACACTGCGACTTATGCACACATTCTAGTCATGTGTAAAGATGGCATGTTGCAGCCATTTAACGCTAATGATATGATGGCTTGGTAAAGGTTGGGATGCAGTGGCTTTTGGTTCTGACCGCTGCGTGACCTTATTACTACTGGGTAGGACAGGTATGTCGTGCTGTGACAGTTTTTATTGCAATTAGGAATTTATTTCCCATACAAACATTTAATCAAAGCACTAATGTATCATAAtcatctgctttttttaatattgcagAACAAATACATGGAGAGCAGAAAGGCTTTGCCAGATTTAAAAGatgtccctcctcctcctccacaccaTACTTCCTCCTCGCAATTATCCCAACCCCTCTCTTTGGCCCCTCTCCCTTTGCCTTCTCCCTGCTTGCCTCCTCAGCTTGCACAAGACTCCCAACAGCCACTCCCACCACAGCAACACCAAGAGGGGGCTAGCCCCAAAGTAAGCATTTGCACTCACTGTGACTATTGCAATAAAGGTGGTTATGGGCTGTTAGGTGGCAGTGGTGTTGTTGGTAGCAGTAGCAACATTGCTGGCGTTGTCTCAGTTTATATGAGCCAAGGCTCTCCAGCAGCACCCATCAGCAGTAGCATTGTTGGCAGGTCTGGGTCTTACTCTGTAGCCTCATCTGTTCATAAGCATAACCTGACATGTAGAGCTGAAGCACATGATCCCTTGCCCAGTCTAGGTTCCAAACCTCAACTGCCCTCTTCGGTTGCCACCTCTCAGCCTGTGTCATCACACCCTTACCTCCCCTGCTGCTCAGGGCTTCTTCATACGTACTCTGCTTTACCTATTCCATGCAGTCAACCCAGTCTGTTTCCCCCCTCAGCCCCTCTAgcttcctctctcccctctgttTCTTCTCTGCCTGGTCCCTTGCATGGCTCTTGTTTGGCCTCTTCTGGCTGCTACACCTGTGGCGTCGACTGCAGCCAATCAGCCAGAAGACCCCAGAGAAGTACACTTGGTGATCACCCAACTACCACCACCGTCACTACTACAACCACCTCAGCACACTTCTGCTCTAATCCTTTGCACCTAAATGTAAAACGCACAGTTCTTATGAAGGGTGCACACTACTGCAAGGAGTGCTTGTTGAAGGTTGGTAGAGTATTCTTCAGTCACTGTggcttttttgtatttgtgtggcATGACACTTACTCTAGGTAACTTGATGCTATGTGTATGACTTACCTCAGTCATGGGAACTGAAGCTGGATTTGTATGTGATTTTTGACAAAATGCCTTTTTTCAAGATTTTCTTTATTGacttatacatttttttttttccccatattATTTGTTCCTATTTGCAGCCTGTGCATTGTCTGGCAACCGAGTCAAACAAAGTGTGGCCAGATGTTCCTAATTCCCAGACTGCCTctgtccctgtccctgtccCTCTATGTAATGGCTGTGGCACGTCCTCTGACAGCATGGTGCTCGTGCCAAAGTATGGTTAgtgcatactgtatatattaattGAAATTTTGTGTCAGTTTTGGTCTTTAGTACATTGATTGGACTTGAAATGGGGAAACTACAGAATTTGAGTGAAGTGCATGCAAAGTGTTTATTGATTCACATTAACTGCAATGTTAACGAAATAGAATTTTTGCTGACAGTATTCTTTCTGCCAGGATCCCCAGAGAGTAATGGTCCTGAGAACATCCCTCCAGTTGGTGTTTTCTGGGACATTGAAAATTGCAGTGTTCCCAGTGGACGCTCTGCTGGGGCTGTGGTCCAACGTATTCGCAGCTATTTTTTCCAGGGTCATCGTGAGGCAGAATTTATATGCGTCTGTGACATTAGCAAGGAGAGCAAAGCAGTTATCCAAGAGCTCAACAACTGCCAGGTACCAACATTAAGGTTTAATATTAGGGAAGGGTTATGTGGTTATGTTACAGATACTGACTATAAAGATTGTATGTTATTGAACTTAATGCATGAATGTGGCACTTAAATTCTGCCATAACTAAATGAGAAATTTGAACAACATAAGTCTCaagctgtgtgtatgtacatttcTTCACAAGGTTACGGTTGCACATATAAATGCCACAGCTAAGAATGCTGCGGATGACAAACTTCGCCAGAGCCTGCGACGCTTTGCTGAGACCCACACTGCACCTGCAACTGTCGTACTAGTATCCTGTGAGTTTATCTCTGATTTTAAGATGATCAACTACAGCCGCCCAACCTCGTAGTTGAATGGAGTGATAACAGGTGATCTCTTTGCAACATTAACAGCTGATGTGAACTTTGCAAGTGAGTTGAGTGACCTGCGTCATCGCCATGGTTTCCAGATAATCTTGGTCCATGGTAGCCATGCATCCTTAGCCCTGCTGCAGCATGCCCACCGGCATGTAGCGTTTCAGGAGATTACAGCTGATCTGCCACCACGAATGCTTGTCAAAGCACAGGTAGGCCTCACAAGTGCTTTAGGATTAAAAAACACCTATTTGATCTTCTCTAAAAGTAACCAAAGTTCATATAACTTTAAAGTGAACCAAGAAGGCAGCAAGTGAGGTAGTTGGGATATAAATTTGATCATGTTTAGTCATTCATTTACACAGTTCTCTCCTAGGGAGACTGCAGGATTTCTCACTCTGTGCCACTCTCAGCAAAATTTGGTTTCAAATTAAAGGAAGACTGCTgctttaaatttgtaaatgtaaactatACAAACCAGAAAGGCGCGCTGTCTCTTCCTCCCCTCCTTCAGCCCAGTTTGCACCTCCTCTATGTGCACAACCTTCCTATCAACTGTGACAAGAGCCTTCGGAGCGCTGTGAAGCTCAGGCTGCACCGCCTGTCAGACAACTGTGGTGGCAAGGTGTTGAGCATATCCCAGGGCACAGCAGTCCTCCGTTTTGGCAGCCCTGAGGCAGCTGCTCGTGCCCGCAAGCGAATGAAAAATGAGGATGTGTTTGGCCACAGAATCAGCCTCTCCTTCTCCCCACGGCCAAAAGATGATGCAAGTCCTGAGCCTGAGTTTCAGTCTCAGTCCCATCACTTGCCTCAAACTCAGACTCTGCCCCAGCCCCATCAAACTCAGGATTCAGTGTTTGCCCCTCCCCCACCTATATCGTCCTTCTCTTTTCTGCCCCTGGAGAAGCCCAGGTCACCCAGGAGGTCACGGCGAGCAACCCGCCCATGCCACACCCCTGGCCAAGTGCCTGAAAGGCTCTACAGCCCCAGGAGGGGGTGCAGTCGGCCTCCCGGGGGTGTTCCAGCCAAGCCCCATCAGGTCAGCAGACTCGTTAGTGCCTGCTTCCCGTTAACCTCCGCTGCCCTCTGTCCTGGTCTTGGCTGCTTTGTAAATCAGTGGCTTATTGTTTCCCTCCCAGTGTCCCTCTAATTGCTGCTTTTCACTAACCGCTTGTAGCTGCTCACTCAGCTTAATTCATCTGCCTGTGCTAGCTTGTAGCATGTTCTAGTAGCTGATAGTGCTTCATGAATCCCCTGTTGCATGTTTCATACTCATTCATCATGTTATTAAATACATTGGCTTATaattttgtggcttttttctGATACTCTACTTTGTGTCCTGTCAAAGTCCATTCTATGCCTTTTTATTGACTGGGCCtatctttttcttgtttgcaaTTACAAAAATCAGCATGGAATATTTCAGAAACAAATAACCAGTATGGACTGATTTCCTGAAACTAGGGATGGTAATCTAACTTTTTTGCTATATTTGGGCTATACAGAAAATTTCGATTAATGCAATATAATTTGGAACCAGCATCTATGAGCCTGTTGGCTGTTTTAGCTTGACCTTGAACTCAGAATTCTTGTCACACTGCCATATTTATCAGAAGTTGTGCTATACATTTCCTTATTTTAGATGATACTTCAGGATGcaccaaataatttaaaaactacgGTTTCTACTGGTTCTGGTATCTGGGTGATGTTTAAACCCCATCCCTAGCTAAACTTTAATGCctcattttgtccttttatttatttttttagcttggCTTCTTTTCATATTTGCTGACAAATTCACTGCCTATTCACAATCCCATTGTGAACGCATGCataagagaaacacaaacattataCAATCAGTCATCCTATAATTAacatttggatttttctttctttgtttctttttttaatctaggATCTAGGTATTTTGGAGGTAAAACCCAGAATGGACTTTGGCGTCTTGGATAAAGGGCATGCAACTTCCTCTTCCCCCAACAATAATATGGAGACAGGAGCCTTGGAGCATCTGTCAAAGCCTGGCCTCACTGGAGAATCAATGTACAGGAGAAGGTATAAACAGTGAAATACAACAGTAGATTGAGAAGGTCATTTGAAGAAAACCGATACAAGCCCCTGCTATCATTTCCTCCATGTacatcagtctttttttttgttgttgaactGTGCAAGTACTTATTGCAACCTTGAATAGCTTAGTGGGACAgcatgtttgtttgatttggatCAGATTTTTTAAACATAAGTGCCCTCTTGCATACAAAGTAACCTAAGTAACAGTTGTGTTGCTTGCTATTAAAAAGTCATCTTTCAATCTTGAGTGTAGTTACAAAGGAATCCAAAAACTGTTCCTGTTGTTGTGCCCAAATTTCACTGCCTGTCCTACATCCACTTCTCTTAGTTGTTTTTACATGAATGAGATGGATGCTCTTGACTTACTAAAGGCTGTATGATTTGGACATTGCTGTCCTTAAATCCACCATTTAATTGTCCCTTCTTTCCAAGCTTGGTGAGAGTGAGAGCTGCTGTAATAGTGAGTGAATAAATATGGGGAACAAATCAGAAATCAATCACTCTTTTCTGACTGTTACATGGGTTACATTGTAAAACACCAACAAATACGGTCACACCTCCACAAAACCCAGAAGGAAGGATTTTGTAACAATACAATTGAAGTGTACATTCTCTTGTCTGCTCCTCTGTCACCTCTGtgcactgcatgtgtttgtgtgtggcacaTAGTCAGATAGATGCACGGATGTAAAACTGGatgcatttaatatttacagtgcaGAGTTGTGACATTAGGTCTGGCAATATGATTTTGTGCCATCATTTCCACAcaggcaaaaataaattattattataatattgacGGGTGAATCtacaatgaaatttaaaataaagttttaaataaaaatgttgtttattttattatagttttgtttttggtttaatatttatgaagATAGCAGGTACATATTGCCTTTCATAACTGATATAATCTTAATTGGTAGGAATGTCCTTTGTACATGTCATCAGTTGGCATAAAAGCGTTGCGGAGCCTTTAAACATGTCTCTTATCATTTTATCTTAGAAGAGAGGGCTCGAGTCCTCGCAGTGTGACCGACTCCCCTGTAGAACAAGGGGACGGGAGCTCAGGCGAGTTCCAGATTAGCACACCCTCAGCCTTCAGCAAGTTGAACCTGCACAGGAGCTTCAGTCCCCTTGTCCTCTCCCAGGGCTCCTGGTCCTCCAGGTGACATAATTAGTGTAACTCACTCATGTCCAAGTTGGCCTAAACCATTAATTATTACTGTGTTCAAGTAAGAATTGAATAATCCAGGCTCTCCTAATATTATATGTAATGCTAAATAACAAGATTTTAAACTGGTCTTTCCTTTGCTTAACAGTAGGAGTGCATCCCCCTGCCTGTCCAGTCGCTCCTCACCTCTGCTTGCTGCCTCGCACAGCCCTTGTCCTGAAGGTCCCTTTGAGTCTTTTTCTGAGGGAGCAGAGATCCAGGTGGCCAACCTGGACTACAGAATGTCCCGCAAGGATCTTCAGCAGACACTGCACGACACCTTCTCCAGATATGGGCGAGTAAGACCTTCGAGACTAATGCTTTTGTactgatttaatatttatagcAAATATACCTGTATTTTCTTGATTAAAACTAGTAGAACAAAACCTCTTAAGATGAAATTTTAGCTTTTTGCTGTTGGGTTGTTTGCAGATATTATATTTGAAGTAAGACCAATGCCTCAAAACCTCTCCTTTTTGGACAACTTAATTTGTCTAGGTAAAAGCTGTGGAACTTAGCCCACACACAGACTATCAGCTGAAGGCCACAATTCAGATGTTGTCTCTGCAGCAGGCCATCAGCGCTGTCAGTGGCCTGCATCGTTATAAAATCGGAGGAAAGCGCATTCAGGTGTCTTTGATCACTGGTGGCAGCAACAAATCTCTTGCCATGCTCAGGTACACTTTGTGTTCAGTTACACTGTGGGCTTAGTTAAAATGCTAATCACCAATTTCGTTGGGTTTTGtgggatttttgtttgttgaaaatgaTTATCTTTCTCAATATATAGCACTGAGATTATCAGTATTCTTCAGGATGCACCTGCCAATTGTCTTCCCCTATTCAAATTCACGGAAATCTATGAGAAAAAGTAAGTATTGGTTTTCAACATATCTTTGAATTTTGAGGAACTGTTGtgatacatatatttttttactaattattaGAATAGTTGCTTATAATATATCCATTGCAAGCTATTGTGTGGTACCAGACTACATGCTCCTTTGCATTTGCAGATATTCCCGCAAGCTTGTGGTTGGGGATTTGTACAGGCTACCAGAGGTGGTGGCGGTGCGGGAACAGGGAGGCACAAGGCTTGTGTGCCTTCTGCCCAGCAGCCAAATCCGTCAGAGTCCACTGGGATCTTCCCAGTCCCAGGAGGGCTCCTCCTCAGCAAGCGGTAGCCCTGTGGTGTTTGAGGAGCTGGAGTACCATGAACCTGTCTGCAGACAGCATTATGCACAGCAGGACTTCAGGTTATTACAGTATCACATATTATGCACGTTTAAATGCTTATTATAcaaatttataataaaacacattttgttaatgttattagtGCTTGTTTGGGCATTTATTTAGAACCACTATTCTCcaaacttgtgttttctctttctttttgtagtGAGGTTGACTTTGACCCTGACTCTTACAAAATCCCATTTGTTGTGATGTCTCTGAGCACATTAGCCTCTGACGTTCACAGTCTATTGCATTCACATGAGGGGACTATTCCACTGCTCAGGTGACAACTGCCTCTAAAAGTTGTGAACAAATTTCGACTGTTACAAACTTTTGACATGTTTTCTCTAAAGCTTTAAAATGAGTaatgtagttttcatttttatttatatatatttttattataaaattatagtTTTCCAGACTGCTATGCAGCAAAATTCAGGCCACTGCAGCTTGGCGATGACACACTAGAGGGTGGTGTTCCCCTGGAACATCTCATTACCTGTGTTCCAAG
Encoded here:
- the LOC137123831 gene encoding meiosis regulator and mRNA stability factor 1 isoform X6 — protein: MEGLGKERSICSSRPFPWLSHPQTEASTLLWKLKDCFSTNDTIAPHHTDKENKYMESRKALPDLKDVPPPPPHHTSSSQLSQPLSLAPLPLPSPCLPPQLAQDSQQPLPPQQHQEGASPKVSICTHCDYCNKGGYGLLGGSGVVGSSSNIAGVVSVYMSQGSPAAPISSSIVGRSGSYSVASSVHKHNLTCRAEAHDPLPSLGSKPQLPSSVATSQPVSSHPYLPCCSGLLHTYSALPIPCSQPSLFPPSAPLASSLPSVSSLPGPLHGSCLASSGCYTCGVDCSQSARRPQRSTLGDHPTTTTVTTTTTSAHFCSNPLHLNVKRTVLMKGAHYCKECLLKPVHCLATESNKVWPDVPNSQTASVPVPVPLCNGCGTSSDSMVLVPKYGSPESNGPENIPPVGVFWDIENCSVPSGRSAGAVVQRIRSYFFQGHREAEFICVCDISKESKAVIQELNNCQVTVAHINATAKNAADDKLRQSLRRFAETHTAPATVVLVSSDVNFASELSDLRHRHGFQIILVHGSHASLALLQHAHRHVAFQEITADLPPRMLVKAQPSLHLLYVHNLPINCDKSLRSAVKLRLHRLSDNCGGKVLSISQGTAVLRFGSPEAAARARKRMKNEDVFGHRISLSFSPRPKDDASPEPEFQSQSHHLPQTQTLPQPHQTQDSVFAPPPPISSFSFLPLEKPRSPRRSRRATRPCHTPGQVPERLYSPRRGCSRPPGGVPAKPHQDLGILEVKPRMDFGVLDKGHATSSSPNNNMETGALEHLSKPGLTGESMYRRRREGSSPRSVTDSPVEQGDGSSGEFQISTPSAFSKLNLHRSFSPLVLSQGSWSSSRSASPCLSSRSSPLLAASHSPCPEGPFESFSEGAEIQVANLDYRMSRKDLQQTLHDTFSRYGRVKAVELSPHTDYQLKATIQMLSLQQAISAVSGLHRYKIGGKRIQVSLITGGSNKSLAMLSTEIISILQDAPANCLPLFKFTEIYEKKYSRKLVVGDLYRLPEVVAVREQGGTRLVCLLPSSQIRQSPLGSSQSQEGSSSASGSPVVFEELEYHEPVCRQHYAQQDFSEVDFDPDSYKIPFVVMSLSTLASDVHSLLHSHEGTIPLLSFPDCYAAKFRPLQLGDDTLEGGVPLEHLITCVPSITIVTAQNGFKVIKWIHNKPPASNSEPWIQRCKSPVGNPQLIQLSREIIDLLKSQPSCIMPISKFIPTYHHHFAKQCRVSNYGYSKLLELLEAVPHVLQILGMGTKRLLTLTHRAQVKRFTQDLLKLLKFQASKQVSIKDFMQAYHWCFSRDWRVIDYGMCDVMDLLSEIPDTTITITHQETDTVISVPKRERTVEEMERTKQFGKEVVDLLRHQPHCRMPFSKFIPTYHHHFGRQCKLSYYGFTKLIELFEAIPDVLMVLECGEEKVLTLTEVECIKALAAQLVKLLRAQKNSSLPVSQLLTEYSKTFGYGLRLQDYDASSLPALLTKLCHVVKVVDGPEGREVQLINRKSLRSLTSQLLAILMSQEEEQVIKGLKVEELSQHYLTVHGAPLNPCEYGFLSFCELLKSLPYLVELYHEETDENGKAGSTVSGQSEGWVRLTRLYQFARNVRALLHTYHYNQIFLTEFQGAYNKFTGCSLEPRSYGYASIDDLLSAIPQVVWIKGHGHKRIIVLKNDMKVPSSPQPGENTESPRSSPISSTTSGAQSPINTGEDGATESELLCLTSPVDLLCGPVPSCLPSPQLHPDPVLLQQVDLIHFEEKTPLPTESDEPQLAATVVIDSTCELPEQSDRTEDSAGTKPPAFNMKTHLSVDSPSRRATRSRIKLAANFSFTAGL
- the LOC137123831 gene encoding meiosis regulator and mRNA stability factor 1 isoform X4 → MEGLGKERSICSSRPFPWLSHPQTEASTLLWKLKDCFSTNDTIAPHHTDKENKYMESRKALPDLKDVPPPPPHHTSSSQLSQPLSLAPLPLPSPCLPPQLAQDSQQPLPPQQHQEGASPKVSICTHCDYCNKGGYGLLGGSGVVGSSSNIAGVVSVYMSQGSPAAPISSSIVGRSGSYSVASSVHKHNLTCRAEAHDPLPSLGSKPQLPSSVATSQPVSSHPYLPCCSGLLHTYSALPIPCSQPSLFPPSAPLASSLPSVSSLPGPLHGSCLASSGCYTCGVDCSQSARRPQRSTLGDHPTTTTVTTTTTSAHFCSNPLHLNVKRTVLMKGAHYCKECLLKPVHCLATESNKVWPDVPNSQTASVPVPVPLCNGCGTSSDSMVLVPKYGSPESNGPENIPPVGVFWDIENCSVPSGRSAGAVVQRIRSYFFQGHREAEFICVCDISKESKAVIQELNNCQVTVAHINATAKNAADDKLRQSLRRFAETHTAPATVVLVSSDVNFASELSDLRHRHGFQIILVHGSHASLALLQHAHRHVAFQEITADLPPRMLVKAQPSLHLLYVHNLPINCDKSLRSAVKLRLHRLSDNCGGKVLSISQGTAVLRFGSPEAAARARKRMKNEDVFGHRISLSFSPRPKDDASPEPEFQSQSHHLPQTQTLPQPHQTQDSVFAPPPPISSFSFLPLEKPRSPRRSRRATRPCHTPGQVPERLYSPRRGCSRPPGGVPAKPHQDLGILEVKPRMDFGVLDKGHATSSSPNNNMETGALEHLSKPGLTGESMYRRRREGSSPRSVTDSPVEQGDGSSGEFQISTPSAFSKLNLHRSFSPLVLSQGSWSSRSASPCLSSRSSPLLAASHSPCPEGPFESFSEGAEIQVANLDYRMSRKDLQQTLHDTFSRYGRVKAVELSPHTDYQLKATIQMLSLQQAISAVSGLHRYKIGGKRIQVSLITGGSNKSLAMLSTEIISILQDAPANCLPLFKFTEIYEKKYSRKLVVGDLYRLPEVVAVREQGGTRLVCLLPSSQIRQSPLGSSQSQEGSSSASGSPVVFEELEYHEPVCRQHYAQQDFSEVDFDPDSYKIPFVVMSLSTLASDVHSLLHSHEGTIPLLSFPDCYAAKFRPLQLGDDTLEGGVPLEHLITCVPSITIVTAQNGFKVIKWIHNKPPASNSEPWIQRCKSPVGNPQLIQLSREIIDLLKSQPSCIMPISKFIPTYHHHFAKQCRVSNYGYSKLLELLEAVPHVLQILGMGTKRLLTLTHRAQVKRFTQDLLKLLKFQASKQVSIKDFMQAYHWCFSRDWRVIDYGMCDVMDLLSEIPDTTITITHQETDTVISVPKRERTVEEMERTKQFGKEVVDLLRHQPHCRMPFSKFIPTYHHHFGRQCKLSYYGFTKLIELFEAIPDVLMVLECGEEKVLTLTEVECIKALAAQLVKLLRAQKNSSLPVSQLLTEYSKTFGYGLRLQDYDASSLPALLTKLCHVVKVVDGPEGREVQLINRKSLRSLTSQLLAILMSQEEEQVIKGLKVEELSQHYLTVHGAPLNPCEYGFLSFCELLKSLPYLVELYHEETDENGKAGSTVSGQSEGWVRLTRLYQFARNVRALLHTYHYNQIFLTEFQGAYNKFTGCSLEPRSYGYASIDDLLSAIPQVVWIKGHGHKRIIVLKNDMKARANSLVPSSPQPGENTESPRSSPISSTTSGAQSPINTGEDGATESELLCLTSPVDLLCGPVPSCLPSPQLHPDPVLLQQVDLIHFEEKTPLPTESDEPQLAATVVIDSTCELPEQSDRTEDSAGTKPPAFNMKTHLSVDSPSRRATRSRIKLAANFSFTAGL
- the LOC137123831 gene encoding meiosis regulator and mRNA stability factor 1 isoform X8 gives rise to the protein MEGLGKERSICSSRPFPWLSHPQTEASTLLWKLKDCFSTNDTIAPHHTDKENKYMESRKALPDLKDVPPPPPHHTSSSQLSQPLSLAPLPLPSPCLPPQLAQDSQQPLPPQQHQEGASPKVSICTHCDYCNKGGYGLLGGSGVVGSSSNIAGVVSVYMSQGSPAAPISSSIVGRSGSYSVASSVHKHNLTCRAEAHDPLPSLGSKPQLPSSVATSQPVSSHPYLPCCSGLLHTYSALPIPCSQPSLFPPSAPLASSLPSVSSLPGPLHGSCLASSGCYTCGVDCSQSARRPQRSTLGDHPTTTTVTTTTTSAHFCSNPLHLNVKRTVLMKGAHYCKECLLKPVHCLATESNKVWPDVPNSQTASVPVPVPLCNGCGTSSDSMVLVPKYGSPESNGPENIPPVGVFWDIENCSVPSGRSAGAVVQRIRSYFFQGHREAEFICVCDISKESKAVIQELNNCQVTVAHINATAKNAADDKLRQSLRRFAETHTAPATVVLVSSDVNFASELSDLRHRHGFQIILVHGSHASLALLQHAHRHVAFQEITADLPPRMLVKAQPRSPRRSRRATRPCHTPGQVPERLYSPRRGCSRPPGGVPAKPHQDLGILEVKPRMDFGVLDKGHATSSSPNNNMETGALEHLSKPGLTGESMYRRRREGSSPRSVTDSPVEQGDGSSGEFQISTPSAFSKLNLHRSFSPLVLSQGSWSSSRSASPCLSSRSSPLLAASHSPCPEGPFESFSEGAEIQVANLDYRMSRKDLQQTLHDTFSRYGRVKAVELSPHTDYQLKATIQMLSLQQAISAVSGLHRYKIGGKRIQVSLITGGSNKSLAMLSTEIISILQDAPANCLPLFKFTEIYEKKYSRKLVVGDLYRLPEVVAVREQGGTRLVCLLPSSQIRQSPLGSSQSQEGSSSASGSPVVFEELEYHEPVCRQHYAQQDFSEVDFDPDSYKIPFVVMSLSTLASDVHSLLHSHEGTIPLLSFPDCYAAKFRPLQLGDDTLEGGVPLEHLITCVPSITIVTAQNGFKVIKWIHNKPPASNSEPWIQRCKSPVGNPQLIQLSREIIDLLKSQPSCIMPISKFIPTYHHHFAKQCRVSNYGYSKLLELLEAVPHVLQILGMGTKRLLTLTHRAQVKRFTQDLLKLLKFQASKQVSIKDFMQAYHWCFSRDWRVIDYGMCDVMDLLSEIPDTTITITHQETDTVISVPKRERTVEEMERTKQFGKEVVDLLRHQPHCRMPFSKFIPTYHHHFGRQCKLSYYGFTKLIELFEAIPDVLMVLECGEEKVLTLTEVECIKALAAQLVKLLRAQKNSSLPVSQLLTEYSKTFGYGLRLQDYDASSLPALLTKLCHVVKVVDGPEGREVQLINRKSLRSLTSQLLAILMSQEEEQVIKGLKVEELSQHYLTVHGAPLNPCEYGFLSFCELLKSLPYLVELYHEETDENGKAGSTVSGQSEGWVRLTRLYQFARNVRALLHTYHYNQIFLTEFQGAYNKFTGCSLEPRSYGYASIDDLLSAIPQVVWIKGHGHKRIIVLKNDMKGEARANSLVPSSPQPGENTESPRSSPISSTTSGAQSPINTGEDGATESELLCLTSPVDLLCGPVPSCLPSPQLHPDPVLLQQVDLIHFEEKTPLPTESDEPQLAATVVIDSTCELPEQSDRTEDSAGTKPPAFNMKTHLSVDSPSRRATRSRIKLAANFSFTAGL